Proteins encoded in a region of the Eubalaena glacialis isolate mEubGla1 chromosome 20, mEubGla1.1.hap2.+ XY, whole genome shotgun sequence genome:
- the KBTBD11 gene encoding kelch repeat and BTB domain-containing protein 11 — translation MESPVAPCVLYPGDGACGQAGGRGGAPEAPGEGGLQPPDAAGGEGAASPAQTPCSLSASLCFSSGDDSPPSCRRGRRVVQRQWEVGSAGAASPEGRASPEDPVSPEEERTSPEGSASPEDPVSPVERPPAEEPTSPEEPGDPAPVPPGVGPEHGEPDLLIEVSGRRLRAHKAVLAARSDYFRARASRDVLRVQGVGWAALRLLLAYAYSGRMAGVRPDNVADVVAGARRLQLPCAAQRATDAVAPQLSLANCFEVLSAAKRQRLAELREAAYRFMSDHYLEVLREPAVFGRLSGAERDLLLRRRLRAGRARLLAAALGPAGERAGSRPQSPSGDAEVRGDAAVYCFHEAAGEWRELTRLPEGAPARGCGLCVLYNYLFVAGGVGPAGPDGRARPSDRVFCYNPATDQWSAVRPLRQARSQLQLLALDGHLYAVGGECLLSVERYDPRADRWAAVAPLPRGAFAVAHEATTCNGEIYVSGGSLFYRLLKYDPRRDEWQECPCSSSRERSADMVALDGFIYRFDLCGGRGDAPGAGPAGGVSVLRYHCLAKQWSRCASHLRPPGAPSGLQPFRCAALDGTIYCVSRAGTWRFVPPPDGEPGAGDAGPEGSFELQSLRAPADARGLLFPFVLNLQEEKPDRGEEGAA, via the coding sequence ATGGAGAGCCCGGTGGCCCCCTGCGTCCTCTACCCCGGGGACGGAGCGTGCGGCCAGGCCGGGGGCCGGGGCGGCGCTCCCGAGGCTCCGGGAGAGGGCGGCCTGCAGCCGCCGGACGCGGCCGGGGGGGAGGGCGCTGCGTCCCCGGCGCAGACACCCTGCAGTCTCAGCGCGTCCCTGTGCTTCAGCTCCGGGGACGACTCCCCGCCCTCTTGTCGCCGCGGCCGGCGGGTGGTGCAGAGGCAGTGGGAAGTCGGCAGCGCGGGCGCCGCGTCCCCGGAAGGGCGCGCGTCCCCTGAGGATCCCGTGTCCCCCGAGGAGGAGCGCACGTCCCCAGAAGGGTCCGCGTCCCCGGAAGATCCCGTGTCCCCCGTAGAGCGCCCGCCGGCCGAGGAGCCCACGTCCCCGGAAGAGCCCGGGGACCCCGCGCCCGTGCCCCCCGGCGTTGGGCCGGAGCACGGGGAGCCCGACCTGCTCATCGAGGTGTCGGGCCGCCGGCTGCGGGCGCACAAGGCGGTGCTGGCAGCGCGCAGCGACTACTTCCGCGCGCGCGCGTCGCGGGACGTGCTGCGGGTGCAGGGCGTGGGCTGGGCGGCGCTGCGGCTGCTGCTGGCCTACGCGTACAGCGGGCGCATGGCGGGCGTGCGGCCCGACAACGTGGCCGACGTGGTGGCCGGCGCGCGCCGCCTACAGCTGCCCTGCGCCGCGCAGCGCGCCACCGATGCCGTGGCGCCGCAGCTGAGCCTGGCCAACTGCTTCGAGGTGCTGAGCGCGGCCAAGCGGCAGCGGCTGGCCGAGCTGCGCGAGGCCGCCTACCGCTTCATGAGCGACCACTACCTAGAGGTGCTGCGCGAGCCCGCCGTCTTCGGGCGCCTGTCGGGCGCCGAGCGCGACCTGCTGCTGCGCCGCCGCCTGCGCGCCGGCCGCGCCCGTCTTCTGGCCGCCGCGCTCGGCCCGGCCGGGGAGCGCGCGGGCAGCCGGCCGCAGAGCCCGTCGGGGGACGCGGAGGTCCGAGGCGACGCCGCCGTCTACTGCTTCCACGAGGCGGCCGGCGAGTGGCGCGAGCTGACGCGGCTGCCCGAGGGCGCGCCGGCTAGGGGCTGCGGCCTGTGCGTGCTCTACAACTACCTCTTCGTGGCCGGCGGCGTGGGCCCCGCGGGCCCCGACGGCCGCGCGCGGCCCTCGGACCGGGTCTTCTGCTACAACCCGGCCACCGACCAGTGGAGCGCCGTGCGGCCGCTGCGCCAGGCGCGCTCGCAGCTGCAGCTGCTGGCCCTGGACGGCCACCTGTACGCCGTGGGCGGCGAGTGCCTGCTCAGCGTGGAGCGCTACGACCCGCGCGCCGACCGCTGGGCCGCCGTGGCCCCGCTGCCCCGGGGCGCCTTCGCTGTGGCGCACGAGGCCACCACCTGCAACGGCGAGATCTACGTGTCCGGGGGCTCGCTCTTCTACCGCCTGCTCAAGTACGACCCGCGGCGCGACGAGTGGCAGGAGTGTCCGTGCAGCAGCAGCCGCGAGCGCTCGGCTGACATGGTGGCCCTGGACGGCTTCATCTACCGCTTCGACCTGTGCGGGGGCCGCGGCGATGCGCCGGGGGCCGGGCCTGCGGGGGGGGTCAGCGTGCTCCGCTACCACTGCCTGGCCAAGCAGTGGAGCCGCTGCGCCTCGCACCTGCGGCCCCCGGGCGCGCCGTCGGGCCTACAGCCCTTCCGCTGCGCCGCGCTGGATGGCACCATCTACTGCGTGAGCCGCGCGGGCACCTGGCGCTTCGTGCCGCCCCCGGACGGCGAGCCCGGCGCCGGCGACGCGGGCCCCGAAGGCAGCTTCGAGCTCCAGTCGCTCCGAGCCCCCGCGGACGCCCGGGGCCTGCTCTTCCCGTTCGTGCTCAACCTGCAGGAGGAGAAGCCAGACCGAGGCGAGGAGGGCGCCGCGTAG